A genomic region of Pyrus communis chromosome 14, drPyrComm1.1, whole genome shotgun sequence contains the following coding sequences:
- the LOC137714401 gene encoding uncharacterized protein: MVKEKPGLWHLRLNEALWAYRTSPRSATGTTPYALTYGHDAMLPVELSISSLRVIEQSDLCSSEYGQAMRQELEDLEESRIDTGNLLVAQKKIAERAYNQRVRQKTFGKGELVWQTVLHVGIKDPRFVAG, translated from the exons atggtaaaagagaaacctggtttgtggcatttgaggTTAAATGAAGcgttatgggcataccgaacttcacctcggtcggccactggaaccactccttacgcATTGACTTATGGACATGAcgctatgttaccggtcgagttgagtataagctcgttgcgagtaatcgagcagagtgATTTGTGCAGTAGTGAATATGGTCAAGCAatgcgacaagagttagaagacttagaagaaagtcgaatcgacaCGGGTAACTTATTGGtggcacaaaagaaaattgccgagcgagcgtataatcagcgtgtaagacaaaaaacgttcggcaaAGGAGAATtagtttggcaaactgtgttgcatgttgggattaaagaccccagatttg ttgctggataa